One window of Chryseobacterium indologenes genomic DNA carries:
- a CDS encoding GNAT family N-acetyltransferase — protein MKNSSYEIQLRPTTVADLDILFEFQLEPEARHLAAFMSKDSTDKEAYLAKFTRLLADPTINNQTIMAGNEIAGSIAKFIMEGDAEITYWIDKPFWGKGVATTALKDFLTLETTRPIFGRVAFDNLGSQKVLENCGFVKIGTDKGFANARQTEIEEFIYRLDR, from the coding sequence ATGAAAAACAGTAGTTATGAAATACAACTCAGACCAACCACAGTAGCGGATCTGGATATCCTATTTGAATTTCAGCTTGAGCCTGAAGCCAGGCATCTGGCAGCCTTTATGTCAAAAGATTCCACCGATAAAGAAGCTTATCTGGCGAAGTTCACAAGATTGCTGGCTGATCCTACTATCAACAATCAGACAATTATGGCAGGTAATGAGATCGCCGGAAGTATTGCCAAATTTATCATGGAAGGGGATGCAGAAATCACCTATTGGATTGATAAGCCTTTCTGGGGAAAAGGGGTTGCCACAACAGCATTGAAAGATTTTCTCACTCTTGAAACCACAAGGCCAATTTTCGGACGCGTTGCTTTTGACAATCTGGGTTCGCAAAAAGTGCTGGAAAACTGTGGTTTTGTCAAAATAGGTACAGATAAAGGCTTTGCCAATGCCAGACAAACGGAGATCGAAGAATTTATTTACAGACTCGACCGTTAA
- a CDS encoding helix-turn-helix domain-containing protein, translating into MKKTDQTPFKFESLSEASRFFGLPTPKHPLISLMNGAHNLVATDKLSQKHVLSFYKISYKPKLDGRIEYGQGYYDFNEGGLLFAAPGQVIGGNGNSDTVCSQYSLLIHPDFFLGYPIARKIKQYGFFSYSTKETLHLSEEEKNTVLSIFNFIESELNSRIDDFSHDVMISQIELLLNYANRFYKRQFITRKATSSSLLQKFEDLLDGYFKDEMSLNQGIPTVSYFAENLHLSPSYLSDMLRSLTGQSTQQHIHDKLISQAKEMLSTTSLSVSEVAYALGFEHSQSFSNLFKTKTKLSPLEFRKSFN; encoded by the coding sequence ATGAAAAAGACAGATCAAACTCCGTTCAAATTTGAATCATTATCAGAAGCCAGCCGGTTTTTCGGACTGCCAACCCCCAAGCATCCTCTCATTAGCTTAATGAATGGGGCGCACAATCTGGTGGCAACAGATAAACTGTCTCAAAAACATGTGTTGAGTTTCTATAAAATATCCTATAAACCCAAACTGGACGGCAGGATAGAATACGGACAGGGCTACTACGATTTTAATGAAGGCGGACTGCTCTTTGCGGCACCCGGCCAGGTGATAGGAGGGAACGGAAACAGTGATACCGTCTGTTCACAATATTCTCTGCTCATACATCCTGACTTCTTTTTGGGATATCCCATCGCCAGGAAGATAAAGCAATATGGTTTTTTCTCCTATTCTACGAAAGAAACCCTGCACCTTTCTGAAGAAGAGAAAAATACGGTACTTTCTATCTTTAATTTTATTGAATCTGAACTCAACAGCCGTATTGACGACTTCAGCCATGATGTGATGATCTCTCAGATAGAATTGCTCCTTAACTATGCCAACCGTTTTTATAAGCGCCAGTTTATCACCCGTAAAGCTACTAGCAGCAGTCTTCTGCAAAAATTTGAAGATTTGCTGGATGGATATTTTAAAGATGAAATGTCTCTTAATCAAGGAATACCTACAGTAAGTTATTTTGCAGAAAACCTCCATCTTTCACCCAGCTATTTAAGTGATATGCTGCGTTCTTTAACGGGGCAGAGTACCCAGCAGCATATTCATGACAAACTGATCAGCCAGGCCAAAGAAATGCTTTCCACCACCAGCCTGTCTGTAAGTGAAGTGGCGTATGCACTGGGATTTGAGCATTCCCAGTCGTTCAGTAATTTATTTAAAACAAAAACCAAGCTTTCTCCTTTGGAGTTCAGGAAGTCTTTCAATTAA
- a CDS encoding SDR family NAD(P)-dependent oxidoreductase, with the protein MIQQNRIWFITGASRGFGRIWTEAALERGDKVVATARRLESIADFKEKYGDNVLTLALDVTQPEQVKEAVHTAHQHFGKLDIVLNNAGYSLVGTIEEAGADEIRALYETNILGPVSVIQAVLPIMREQGYGHILGTSSNLGHVTLPVIGYYSSSKWAFEAIHESLAEEIKQFGIKVTIIEPGAYATEFGSQDSLKFSQNMEVYNDFKTEFIKTIQSYEKGDPRATPEALFKMVDAENPPLRFHLGSHNLPLVKSVYAERINLWEAWDEVSSAAQGS; encoded by the coding sequence ATGATACAGCAAAATAGAATCTGGTTTATAACCGGAGCATCAAGAGGTTTCGGACGCATCTGGACTGAGGCAGCGTTGGAACGTGGTGACAAAGTGGTGGCCACCGCAAGAAGACTGGAAAGCATTGCCGATTTTAAAGAGAAATACGGTGATAACGTACTTACTTTAGCATTGGATGTTACCCAGCCTGAGCAGGTAAAAGAAGCCGTACATACAGCCCACCAGCATTTCGGGAAGCTGGATATCGTACTGAACAACGCAGGATATTCGCTGGTAGGAACTATTGAAGAGGCAGGTGCAGATGAAATCCGAGCTTTATATGAAACCAATATTCTGGGTCCTGTAAGTGTCATTCAGGCGGTATTGCCGATTATGAGAGAACAGGGATACGGGCATATTCTGGGGACATCAAGCAATCTCGGACACGTTACATTGCCAGTGATTGGGTATTACAGTTCTTCCAAATGGGCTTTTGAAGCCATCCATGAGAGTCTTGCGGAAGAGATCAAACAATTCGGGATCAAAGTGACCATTATAGAACCGGGAGCGTATGCTACAGAATTTGGAAGTCAGGACTCACTGAAATTTTCCCAGAACATGGAGGTGTACAATGACTTTAAGACGGAGTTTATAAAGACCATTCAGTCTTATGAGAAAGGAGACCCTAGAGCGACGCCAGAAGCGCTTTTCAAAATGGTAGATGCTGAAAATCCGCCGTTGCGTTTCCATCTGGGAAGTCATAACCTTCCTTTGGTGAAGTCTGTATATGCAGAAAGAATCAATCTCTGGGAAGCGTGGGACGAAGTTTCCAGCGCAGCGCAGGGATCATAA
- a CDS encoding serine hydrolase domain-containing protein, with translation MNIKITLVLLFISSYFFSQTINPEKLDQYFSYIEKNNLGVGSLSIFKNGKEVYSKNFGQKNIPELTYHKDTKYQVGSVTKMITAVLIFKLIEENKLTLNTQLSEFYPEIPNSDKITIKNLLEHTSGLGSYVVKDGEVWVTGKVNDKEIMDLIIKQGKSFEPGEKVAYSNSAYYLLKKILETKYEKTFYRIVQSEIIKPLRLKNLTPFKAHQKNTFLPYRYENNSWSMLKDEIDFLNVIGVGDISSTPYDLNIFINSLFHNVILKKETLKLMEPVLGKENWGRGMAIWDFDGITFYGHGGDTLGSHAILIYNKEADLSIAYNTNGERIKKEDFIKNVVNLLYNKEITLPEIKDKQ, from the coding sequence ATGAACATTAAAATCACATTAGTACTTCTTTTTATTTCCAGTTATTTTTTTTCACAAACCATCAATCCGGAAAAATTAGATCAATACTTCAGTTATATTGAAAAGAATAATCTGGGAGTGGGCAGTTTATCGATTTTTAAAAACGGCAAAGAGGTTTATTCTAAAAATTTCGGACAAAAAAACATCCCGGAATTAACTTATCATAAGGATACTAAATATCAGGTAGGCTCTGTGACCAAAATGATTACAGCTGTTTTAATTTTCAAATTAATTGAAGAAAACAAACTGACTCTCAATACTCAACTTTCTGAGTTTTATCCGGAGATTCCCAACTCTGATAAAATTACCATTAAAAATCTGTTAGAGCATACCAGCGGGCTGGGAAGCTATGTGGTGAAAGATGGAGAAGTATGGGTTACCGGAAAAGTGAATGACAAAGAGATCATGGATCTGATCATCAAACAGGGGAAGAGTTTTGAGCCGGGTGAAAAGGTAGCCTATTCTAACTCTGCTTATTATCTTTTAAAGAAAATTCTCGAAACAAAATATGAAAAAACGTTTTACAGGATCGTACAATCAGAAATTATAAAACCTCTCCGGTTAAAAAATTTAACGCCTTTCAAAGCCCATCAAAAAAATACATTTCTTCCTTATCGTTATGAAAACAATTCCTGGAGCATGTTGAAAGATGAAATAGACTTTCTGAATGTAATTGGCGTGGGTGATATCTCCTCAACACCTTATGATCTGAATATTTTCATCAACAGTTTATTCCATAATGTCATTCTGAAAAAAGAAACACTGAAACTGATGGAGCCTGTACTGGGAAAAGAAAACTGGGGAAGAGGAATGGCAATCTGGGACTTTGACGGCATTACATTTTACGGTCATGGCGGAGATACCTTAGGATCACACGCCATTCTCATCTATAATAAGGAGGCAGATCTCTCCATCGCTTATAATACCAATGGAGAACGGATTAAGAAGGAGGACTTCATAAAAAATGTGGTTAATCTCCTTTATAACAAAGAAATTACGCTTCCTGAAATCAAAGACAAACAGTAA
- a CDS encoding MaoC family dehydratase, with protein MIIINNFNEYRSLEGQMIGISAWHTIDQDQINRFADATLDNQWIHTDKERAEKDGPFKSTIAHGYLTLSLIPYLWKQIADVRNVKMEINYGIENLKFGDAVPVNSEVKLQAMVKSVINLRGTVKAVVEAKLLIKDHIKPAYTGDVVFLYHFKD; from the coding sequence ATGATTATTATTAATAATTTTAATGAGTATAGGTCTCTTGAAGGACAGATGATAGGCATTTCTGCCTGGCATACAATAGATCAGGATCAGATCAACAGATTTGCAGATGCTACTTTAGACAATCAATGGATTCATACAGATAAAGAAAGGGCAGAAAAAGACGGTCCTTTTAAATCAACCATTGCTCATGGTTATTTGACATTATCATTGATTCCTTATCTCTGGAAACAGATTGCAGATGTTCGAAATGTAAAAATGGAAATCAATTACGGAATTGAGAACCTTAAATTCGGAGATGCTGTTCCGGTAAATAGTGAGGTAAAGCTGCAGGCAATGGTAAAATCAGTAATCAATCTCAGGGGAACTGTAAAAGCAGTAGTTGAAGCCAAACTGCTCATTAAAGATCATATAAAACCTGCTTATACGGGCGATGTGGTTTTCCTTTATCATTTTAAAGATTGA
- a CDS encoding cold-shock protein, whose amino-acid sequence MQEGTVKFFNEAKGFGFITPVDGSKDIFVHSSGLTTRAIQENDKVVFDVQKSDKGLNAVNVKLA is encoded by the coding sequence ATGCAAGAAGGCACCGTAAAATTTTTCAATGAAGCAAAAGGCTTCGGTTTTATTACTCCAGTAGATGGAAGTAAAGATATATTTGTACATTCTTCAGGATTAACTACAAGAGCGATCCAGGAAAATGATAAAGTAGTTTTTGATGTACAAAAAAGTGATAAAGGCTTAAATGCTGTTAACGTAAAGTTGGCATAA
- a CDS encoding DEAD/DEAH box helicase yields MNFKNLNLINPIIRAVTEAGYSRPTEIQCKAVPSILAGRDVVGCAQTGTGKTAAFVMPILQLLKRHTQEHKEIRILILTPTRELAMQLEENIGTYSKYLPLSQFSVYEGIPIGSQLAALRKRVDILVATPGRLLALENQRHIDLSKIEIFVLDKADRMLDMGFMNEVKKVLKLLPQKRQNLFFSTAMPGSVKHFAGTILNNPVEIIVSPVSSTTKKAEQSICFVEKEKKEDLQTDTLQKKNIKSLVFARTKHVVNKLVRQR; encoded by the coding sequence ATGAATTTTAAAAATTTAAATCTAATCAACCCAATTATCCGTGCAGTGACAGAAGCCGGATATTCCAGGCCTACTGAAATACAGTGCAAAGCAGTTCCGTCTATTTTAGCAGGAAGAGATGTTGTAGGATGTGCACAAACAGGTACAGGAAAAACAGCCGCATTTGTTATGCCTATTTTGCAGCTGCTGAAAAGACATACCCAGGAACATAAAGAAATACGAATTTTAATACTTACACCAACACGGGAGTTGGCTATGCAGCTAGAAGAAAATATTGGAACTTACAGTAAATACTTACCATTGTCTCAATTTTCCGTTTATGAAGGTATTCCCATTGGAAGCCAGCTTGCAGCACTCAGAAAAAGAGTAGATATTCTTGTGGCAACACCGGGAAGACTGCTTGCTTTAGAGAATCAGAGACATATTGACCTTTCCAAAATTGAAATATTTGTCTTAGATAAAGCAGATAGGATGCTTGATATGGGATTTATGAATGAAGTGAAAAAAGTTTTAAAACTGCTTCCCCAGAAAAGACAAAACCTGTTTTTTTCTACAGCAATGCCCGGAAGCGTAAAGCATTTTGCCGGAACAATTCTGAACAATCCTGTGGAGATTATTGTCAGCCCGGTTTCTTCAACAACAAAGAAGGCCGAGCAGTCTATTTGTTTTGTAGAAAAAGAAAAGAAAGAAGATTTGCAGACAGATACACTGCAGAAAAAAAATATAAAATCACTGGTTTTTGCACGTACTAAACACGTAGTCAATAAACTGGTCAGGCAGCGGTAG
- a CDS encoding beta-1,6-N-acetylglucosaminyltransferase — translation MQTSDPITKPYPKALESHTGSHVRIAYFIMVHHKSEVFKDMFKKIYTRDQFYLIHIDRKAKPDFIEEIQLYAVQFPNVYILDSMNIVSGGFNMVQAELNAMEFLLNVSQEWDYFINLSGEDYPLKSQNIIRQFLSAHKDRNYLFYYDQKFYRPDTLKRIQNYFTELTHVISSFIRKRAFMNDVIPFIGGKWFIFTRETCAFLTNNTSIMDFEDYYLHTFLPAESFFQTVLMNTSFSDIIINDDKRAVLEKSIFQNTQDTSNYIESLKSGNQLFIRKVNGKTDENIRKYIEESFHLPLPYVDEIERELKRDNRQNN, via the coding sequence ATGCAGACTTCTGATCCTATAACAAAACCTTATCCCAAAGCACTAGAATCACATACAGGCTCACATGTAAGGATTGCTTATTTTATTATGGTACATCATAAATCTGAAGTATTTAAGGATATGTTTAAGAAGATTTATACAAGGGATCAGTTTTATCTTATTCATATTGACAGAAAGGCCAAACCCGATTTCATTGAAGAAATACAGCTATATGCAGTTCAATTTCCCAATGTCTATATTCTGGACAGCATGAATATTGTTTCAGGAGGTTTCAATATGGTTCAGGCTGAGTTGAATGCTATGGAATTTCTCTTAAATGTAAGCCAAGAATGGGATTATTTTATTAATCTGAGCGGAGAGGACTATCCCCTGAAATCACAAAACATTATCAGACAATTCCTTTCCGCCCATAAAGACAGAAATTACCTTTTTTATTACGACCAAAAATTTTACAGACCGGATACCCTGAAAAGAATACAAAATTATTTTACAGAACTGACCCATGTGATCTCCTCTTTTATCCGCAAAAGAGCATTCATGAATGATGTGATCCCTTTTATCGGCGGAAAATGGTTTATTTTCACAAGAGAAACCTGTGCATTTTTAACCAATAATACCAGCATAATGGATTTTGAAGATTATTATCTTCATACTTTTTTACCGGCAGAGTCCTTCTTTCAGACTGTTCTTATGAATACTTCATTTAGTGATATCATCATCAATGATGATAAAAGAGCGGTACTTGAGAAATCAATTTTTCAAAATACACAGGATACATCCAATTATATTGAATCCTTAAAATCCGGAAATCAACTTTTTATCAGAAAGGTAAACGGAAAAACTGATGAAAATATCAGAAAATATATTGAAGAAAGCTTTCATCTTCCCTTACCTTATGTAGATGAAATTGAAAGAGAATTAAAAAGGGATAACCGCCAGAACAACTGA
- a CDS encoding winged helix-turn-helix domain-containing protein — translation MEKKLTPEHLKLATLYSQGLTQNTPFGTGKDAVLHALEHLGYIQIDTLSMVERAHHHTLWTRIPDFKADYLEDLVEERKVFEYWFHAASYLPMKDFRYVLPQMLTIKRGESRYYNADPKVMEYVTDTIRNEGPKRARDFENESHKAGTWWNWKPAKLALERLFMQGDLMISGRSGMQKTYDLAERVLPASINTTEPTPLELAEYLVTTNLRAYGFTTVKQITHLRNGNDLKKNVSKVLQTMLEEDRISKIKVDGGNPVFVKNDLLEKSFDIAASNVWLLSPFDNSIIHRDRIKQIFDFDFRLECYTPKEKRQYGYFCLPILFGDQFIGRVDCKAHRKEKKFELIHLHIENHTIAPEVWLTPFVETVKRFAVFNGCESLVLTKVSPSKLGAMVKKELSRSKLKK, via the coding sequence ATGGAAAAGAAGTTGACACCGGAGCATTTAAAGCTTGCAACATTATATAGTCAGGGATTAACACAAAATACACCGTTCGGAACCGGAAAAGATGCGGTTCTTCATGCTTTGGAACATCTCGGATATATACAGATTGATACCTTGTCTATGGTGGAACGTGCCCATCATCATACGCTATGGACCAGAATCCCGGACTTTAAAGCAGATTATCTTGAAGATCTTGTGGAGGAACGCAAGGTATTTGAATATTGGTTTCACGCTGCATCCTATCTTCCGATGAAAGATTTCCGGTATGTATTACCTCAAATGCTGACGATCAAACGGGGAGAATCCCGCTATTATAATGCAGATCCAAAGGTGATGGAATATGTCACAGACACCATTCGCAACGAAGGTCCTAAACGGGCAAGAGATTTTGAAAATGAAAGCCATAAAGCCGGAACCTGGTGGAACTGGAAACCTGCCAAACTCGCTCTTGAAAGACTTTTCATGCAGGGAGACCTGATGATCAGCGGACGTTCTGGTATGCAGAAAACATATGATCTAGCCGAAAGAGTTCTCCCCGCATCCATTAATACTACAGAACCTACTCCACTGGAGCTGGCGGAATATCTGGTAACAACCAATCTGCGTGCTTATGGATTTACGACAGTGAAGCAGATTACCCATCTTCGGAATGGAAATGACCTGAAGAAGAATGTCAGTAAAGTATTACAAACTATGCTGGAAGAAGATAGGATCTCGAAAATCAAGGTGGATGGAGGAAATCCTGTTTTTGTTAAGAATGATCTGCTGGAAAAAAGCTTTGATATAGCTGCTTCCAATGTATGGCTGCTGTCACCGTTTGATAATTCTATTATTCACCGTGACCGGATCAAGCAGATTTTTGATTTTGATTTCCGGTTGGAATGCTATACCCCGAAAGAAAAAAGACAGTATGGTTATTTCTGTCTGCCGATCCTGTTTGGAGATCAGTTTATCGGAAGAGTGGATTGTAAAGCGCACAGAAAGGAAAAAAAGTTTGAGCTTATCCATTTGCATATTGAAAACCATACTATAGCTCCTGAAGTCTGGCTGACACCTTTTGTAGAAACCGTAAAACGTTTTGCGGTCTTCAATGGCTGTGAATCGCTGGTGCTAACCAAAGTAAGTCCGTCAAAATTGGGTGCTATGGTCAAAAAGGAATTATCCAGATCAAAGTTAAAAAAGTAA
- a CDS encoding adenosine kinase gives MMKKYLTYIALLGAPFFWGQNKGTEISPYQQNWKSLEKENQEMAFDADIKLSDAETALDKKIFQARKQFLSDTESKKISLYNSSFYEVRPLIEGSKLYEMLQTMPKGGLLHTHSGGITEVEWIISAARKYQECYVYDQKDNDQFIFGQLAFFEKGKVPNGFVSLDKKLSSNPGFEKELQDLLTLKRNNLCSYTDYWIEFEKRFKRINLLLPYRPFFKEYYLKGFQDLIKDQVQHVEIRYIFDELYDFKHGKYPLNTSITDLQDILKEIHKTNPQFTLKLIYSSFKFLDNESIGKQLETAFQMKKEFPDMISGFDLVADEAAGHNINFFEKSWAKLNELNKKYGVEMPLFLHAGESNSALNKNVLDVALLNNKRIGHGLNLIYFPKTMEQIRKQNKLVEVSPISNQVLGYVSDLRNHPARVLLSNGIQCSISSDDPSVYGYTGLSYDFWVALVYWELDVKALKKLVFNSINYSSLNESEKKKSVAYLTQQWNDFVQKTNQKLN, from the coding sequence ATGATGAAAAAATACCTTACATATATAGCACTTTTGGGAGCACCTTTCTTTTGGGGACAAAATAAAGGGACCGAAATATCTCCTTACCAGCAGAACTGGAAATCCTTAGAGAAGGAAAATCAGGAAATGGCATTTGATGCTGATATAAAACTGTCTGATGCTGAAACTGCTTTGGATAAAAAGATCTTCCAAGCCCGTAAGCAGTTTCTGAGTGATACAGAATCCAAAAAAATATCTTTATACAACAGCTCTTTCTATGAAGTAAGACCATTAATAGAAGGCAGTAAGCTGTATGAAATGCTGCAGACCATGCCGAAAGGTGGTTTGCTGCACACCCACAGCGGTGGGATCACAGAGGTGGAATGGATCATTTCAGCTGCCAGAAAATACCAGGAATGCTATGTGTACGATCAGAAAGACAATGATCAGTTCATTTTCGGACAGCTGGCTTTTTTTGAGAAAGGAAAAGTGCCCAACGGATTTGTCAGCCTTGATAAAAAACTAAGCTCAAACCCGGGTTTTGAAAAAGAACTGCAGGATCTTCTTACGCTGAAACGCAATAATTTATGTTCTTACACAGATTATTGGATTGAATTTGAAAAACGTTTCAAACGTATCAATCTGCTGCTTCCTTATCGTCCTTTCTTTAAAGAATATTATTTGAAAGGCTTTCAGGATTTGATCAAAGATCAGGTACAGCATGTAGAAATCAGATATATTTTTGATGAGCTTTATGATTTCAAGCACGGGAAATACCCTTTGAATACTTCCATCACAGATCTGCAGGATATCCTTAAAGAAATACATAAGACAAATCCGCAGTTTACCCTGAAGCTGATTTATTCAAGCTTTAAATTCCTGGATAATGAAAGTATCGGAAAGCAGCTGGAAACAGCTTTTCAGATGAAGAAAGAATTTCCGGATATGATCTCAGGTTTTGACCTTGTAGCAGATGAAGCTGCAGGACATAATATCAATTTTTTTGAAAAAAGCTGGGCAAAGCTGAATGAGCTTAACAAAAAGTACGGCGTAGAAATGCCTCTTTTCCTGCACGCCGGAGAAAGTAATTCCGCTCTCAATAAAAATGTTCTGGATGTGGCTTTATTAAACAACAAAAGAATTGGGCATGGACTGAATCTTATTTATTTTCCAAAAACAATGGAGCAGATCAGAAAACAGAATAAACTGGTTGAAGTAAGTCCCATCAGTAATCAGGTTTTGGGATATGTAAGTGACCTGAGAAATCACCCGGCCAGAGTATTATTAAGCAACGGAATACAGTGTTCCATCAGCAGTGATGATCCTTCCGTATACGGATATACAGGGCTTAGCTACGATTTCTGGGTAGCACTGGTATATTGGGAACTGGATGTAAAAGCGTTGAAAAAGCTGGTTTTTAATTCCATTAATTATTCTTCTCTGAATGAAAGTGAGAAAAAGAAATCAGTAGCTTATCTGACTCAGCAATGGAATGATTTTGTCCAAAAAACAAATCAGAAATTAAACTAA